From Pseudoalteromonas viridis, the proteins below share one genomic window:
- the der gene encoding ribosome biogenesis GTPase Der gives MLPVIALVGRPNVGKSTLFNRLTRTRDALVADFPGLTRDRKYGQANYDGYEFIVVDTGGIDGSEEGIETEMAEQSLLAIEEADVVLFLVDARAGMTAADQAIAQHLRKQQKKSFVVANKTDGIDADSNCAEFYQLALGEVYHIAAAHGRGVTQLLEATLGPVIAELALEEDDIEQDDELLTELYLEGEEAPEEGKTGFEDKPIKLAIIGRPNVGKSTLTNRILGEERVIVYDMPGTTRDSIYIPMTRNERDYVLIDTAGVRKRKKVSDVVEKFSVIKTLQAIEDANVILLVIDARDGISDQDLSLLGFALNAGRSLVIAVNKWDGLDDYVKERIKSELDRRLGFIDFARLHFISALHGTGVGHLFESVEEAYESATKRVSTAMLRRIMDMAQADHQPPLVRGRRVKLKYAHAGGYNPPRIVIHGNQVHDLPDSYKRYLMNYYRKALNIMGTPIKIEFREGDNPYAGRTNKMTLSQKRKLRAFTKEQKNKS, from the coding sequence ATGCTTCCTGTGATCGCTCTCGTCGGGCGACCCAATGTGGGTAAATCCACTTTATTTAACCGTCTGACTCGCACGCGTGATGCGTTGGTGGCGGACTTTCCAGGCCTTACACGTGACCGTAAATATGGCCAGGCGAATTACGATGGCTATGAGTTTATCGTGGTCGATACCGGCGGTATTGATGGCAGTGAAGAAGGCATCGAAACGGAAATGGCCGAGCAATCATTGCTGGCCATTGAAGAAGCCGACGTCGTCTTGTTTTTGGTTGATGCACGCGCAGGCATGACGGCGGCCGATCAGGCCATCGCTCAGCATTTACGTAAGCAACAAAAGAAAAGCTTTGTCGTTGCCAACAAAACCGATGGCATTGACGCGGACTCGAACTGTGCCGAGTTTTACCAGTTAGCATTGGGCGAGGTCTATCATATCGCAGCGGCTCACGGTCGCGGTGTCACCCAGCTACTTGAAGCCACACTGGGCCCGGTGATCGCCGAGCTGGCATTGGAAGAAGACGACATTGAGCAGGACGATGAACTGCTCACCGAACTTTACCTGGAAGGGGAAGAAGCCCCGGAAGAGGGTAAAACCGGGTTTGAAGACAAGCCTATTAAGCTGGCCATCATAGGCCGCCCTAACGTGGGTAAGTCAACGCTGACTAACCGCATCCTGGGTGAAGAGCGGGTGATTGTGTACGATATGCCGGGCACGACGCGTGACTCAATCTATATTCCGATGACGCGCAATGAGCGTGACTATGTGTTGATCGATACCGCGGGTGTGCGTAAGCGTAAGAAAGTCAGCGATGTGGTCGAAAAATTCTCCGTTATTAAAACCCTTCAGGCCATTGAAGATGCCAACGTGATCCTGTTAGTGATCGATGCCCGTGACGGTATCTCAGATCAGGATCTCAGTCTGCTTGGCTTTGCACTAAATGCGGGTCGCTCTTTAGTGATCGCCGTAAATAAGTGGGATGGTCTGGATGACTACGTCAAAGAGCGCATCAAGTCTGAACTGGATCGTCGCCTGGGCTTTATCGACTTTGCGCGCCTACACTTTATTTCGGCACTGCATGGTACGGGCGTGGGTCACTTGTTTGAGTCGGTTGAAGAAGCCTATGAGTCGGCAACCAAGCGGGTAAGCACCGCTATGCTCAGACGGATCATGGACATGGCGCAGGCCGATCACCAGCCTCCGCTGGTACGTGGTCGCCGGGTTAAACTCAAATATGCGCATGCTGGCGGATACAATCCACCGCGTATCGTGATCCATGGTAACCAGGTGCATGACTTGCCTGACAGCTACAAGCGCTACCTGATGAACTATTATCGCAAAGCGCTGAATATCATGGGGACGCCGATTAAGATCGAATTCCGCGAAGGGGATAACCCATACGCCGGTCGTACCAATAAAATGACCCTGTCGCAGAAGCGAAAGTTACGGGCATTTACCAAAGAGCAAAAAAATAAGTCGTAA
- the bamB gene encoding outer membrane protein assembly factor BamB gives MKKLTMASLALCMASLLGCSSSDDEEELVLPEIVNQFETDVVWQESVGDGVEHYFSRLTPTFYQSTVYVAERNGLVAALDVSSGDTLWEVDTRENPAFWPWEDDDTAKLSGGILQAYGKLYIGSEHGEVIALDRDTGEIIWRKSVPGEALSTPAAGDGLVYVNLGSGKLLALHPDTGEERWQFEQEVPALTLRGLSSPTSANGGVLVGEESGKLSVLIAENGFMAWSTDIALAKGASEFERLVDVDTKPVVVGSTVYTIAYNGKLAALDVRNGNVLWDREYSSYRDLSVELNTIYLVDSEGVLYALDRESGIERWSQPALRGWYLTTPAVAGNYLVVGDQEGNLHWLDKQTGQLVSREEFDSSGFFVEPIVVDDTLILYTRDGEVSAVKIP, from the coding sequence ATGAAGAAGTTGACTATGGCCTCTTTGGCGCTATGTATGGCGTCATTGCTGGGGTGCTCTTCAAGTGATGATGAAGAAGAGCTGGTACTACCTGAAATCGTAAACCAGTTTGAAACAGACGTGGTCTGGCAGGAATCTGTGGGTGATGGTGTTGAGCACTACTTCTCTCGTCTGACGCCCACCTTTTACCAGAGTACGGTGTATGTGGCTGAGCGCAATGGCTTGGTTGCTGCGCTGGATGTCAGCAGTGGTGACACGCTGTGGGAAGTCGATACACGCGAGAACCCGGCGTTCTGGCCCTGGGAAGACGATGACACAGCAAAGCTGTCGGGCGGCATTTTGCAGGCCTATGGCAAATTGTATATCGGCTCTGAGCACGGTGAAGTGATTGCACTGGACCGTGACACCGGGGAGATCATCTGGCGTAAGTCTGTACCAGGTGAGGCACTTTCAACACCAGCTGCCGGAGACGGCTTAGTATATGTCAACCTGGGCTCTGGCAAACTGTTGGCACTGCACCCGGATACTGGTGAAGAACGCTGGCAGTTTGAGCAGGAAGTACCGGCACTGACATTGCGTGGTTTGAGTTCACCCACCTCAGCCAATGGCGGTGTACTGGTTGGCGAAGAAAGCGGCAAGTTGTCGGTTTTGATAGCCGAGAATGGCTTTATGGCCTGGAGCACAGACATCGCCCTGGCAAAAGGCGCTTCCGAGTTCGAACGTCTGGTTGATGTGGATACCAAGCCCGTTGTCGTCGGCAGTACCGTGTATACCATTGCCTATAATGGTAAACTGGCTGCCCTGGATGTGCGCAATGGTAATGTATTGTGGGACCGAGAATATAGCAGTTACCGCGACCTCAGTGTTGAGCTGAATACCATTTATTTGGTAGACAGTGAAGGCGTGCTCTATGCTCTAGATAGAGAGTCTGGCATTGAACGCTGGAGCCAGCCTGCATTGCGAGGTTGGTATCTGACCACACCTGCGGTGGCTGGCAACTATCTGGTCGTAGGCGATCAGGAAGGTAACCTGCACTGGCTGGATAAGCAAACCGGACAGCTGGTTTCGCGTGAAGAGTTTGATAGCTCAGGCTTTTTCGTTGAGCCTATCGTGGTGGATGACACGTTGATCCTGTACACCCGTGATGGTGAAGTCAGTGCGGTAAAAATTCCGTAA
- a CDS encoding YfgM family protein — MEIYSTEEQQAEAIKRFFRENGTSLIIGAVLGLGGLYGWKAYNQHQIDTAEAGSEAYNQLVDSGDVLTKSDDFLANNGESSYAVLAAFVAAKEAVEQGKLDVAQEKLTFAADSVKTPELKATAYLRLARVQAAREDYTAALATLGNPMPESFVAQVAEVKGDILLAQGKKDAARDAYQKAVTAGGSDNNPLLQIKLDDLAGTAAL; from the coding sequence AACAGAAGAACAACAAGCCGAAGCAATAAAACGATTTTTCCGCGAAAATGGAACATCTTTGATCATCGGCGCGGTGCTGGGCCTGGGTGGCCTGTATGGCTGGAAAGCGTATAACCAGCATCAAATCGACACCGCAGAGGCAGGTTCTGAAGCCTACAACCAACTGGTTGATAGTGGTGACGTTCTGACCAAAAGCGATGACTTTTTAGCAAACAATGGCGAGTCTAGCTACGCCGTTCTGGCTGCCTTTGTGGCGGCAAAGGAAGCGGTTGAGCAAGGCAAGCTGGATGTGGCACAAGAAAAACTTACCTTTGCGGCAGATTCAGTCAAAACACCTGAGCTAAAAGCGACGGCCTATCTGCGTCTGGCTCGTGTACAGGCAGCGCGTGAAGATTACACTGCTGCACTGGCTACTTTGGGCAACCCAATGCCCGAGAGCTTCGTTGCTCAGGTTGCTGAAGTCAAAGGTGATATTCTGCTGGCACAAGGCAAAAAAGACGCTGCGCGTGATGCTTACCAAAAGGCAGTGACCGCCGGTGGCAGCGACAATAATCCACTGCTACAAATTAAACTGGACGACCTGGCTGGCACAGCAGCACTGTAA